From the genome of Hymenobacter cellulosilyticus, one region includes:
- a CDS encoding HAD family hydrolase produces MPSSPTPYALIFDMDGVLIDNTPYQAKAFQLLFREHGLTTNARQLLKRLNGMPATNILKTVFRNPVPEKELKEYASQREFLYRVLYWDKRKETPGLTEFLRAARTAGFKIGLGTGSPPETISYIIDHLDLRQYFDVITGKDDVDKGKPHADTFTVVSQKLGVPPERCVVFEDALLGEQAAYKAKMRVVAVSSGLKPEQFQAPLRVIKDFTEITPEQVRELLDQHPDTPKPSKEMAKRDYMKL; encoded by the coding sequence ATGCCTTCTTCGCCAACTCCCTACGCCCTTATCTTCGACATGGACGGCGTCCTGATTGATAATACGCCCTACCAGGCCAAGGCTTTCCAGCTATTGTTTCGGGAGCATGGTCTGACTACCAATGCCCGGCAGCTGCTCAAGCGCCTGAACGGGATGCCGGCCACCAACATTCTCAAAACTGTGTTTCGTAACCCAGTGCCGGAAAAGGAGCTCAAGGAGTACGCCTCCCAGCGCGAGTTTCTGTACCGGGTGCTGTATTGGGACAAGCGTAAGGAAACTCCCGGCCTTACGGAGTTTTTGCGGGCTGCCCGCACTGCCGGCTTCAAAATCGGGCTGGGCACCGGCTCCCCGCCCGAAACCATCAGCTACATCATCGACCACCTCGACCTGCGCCAGTACTTCGACGTGATAACCGGCAAGGACGACGTGGACAAGGGCAAGCCCCACGCCGACACCTTTACCGTCGTATCCCAGAAGCTGGGCGTGCCGCCGGAGCGTTGCGTGGTGTTTGAAGATGCCCTGCTAGGTGAGCAGGCGGCTTACAAGGCCAAGATGCGGGTGGTGGCCGTGAGCAGCGGCCTGAAGCCCGAGCAGTTTCAGGCCCCACTGCGGGTCATCAAAGACTTCACCGAAATCACGCCCGAGCAGGTGCGCGAGCTGCTGGACCAACACCCCGATACGCCCAAGCCAAGTAAAGAAATGGCCAAGCGCGACTATATGAAGCTCTAA
- a CDS encoding beta strand repeat-containing protein translates to MLGLLPWAAQAQAPAGGTTPSLGTVLNADGTLRPGGAGSFDATGYRMKLDSASGQPTFRPAGADDDTWQDGFGMNGADGIVRAVARAANGDLYVGGEFTIVGAVAARGIARWNGTAWSGLGNGTAPATSINNGVSSSVNALAVLGNDLYVGGLFSQAYTVGGPVAVNGVAKWNGTAWSGLGNGSTVATYNNNGVGVVYALAVLGTDLYVGGSFTTAYSASGSMSVNRVAKWNGTSWSGLGNGTAVATSTNNGVNNTVNALAVLGTDLYVGGRFTDASSASGSVPTRFVARWDGSAWNGMGNGSNVATVGNNGVNNVVNALAVLNNELYVGGQHTAANGTSGTVAASRIAKWDGVSWSRLSSGLATLASNGVNTSVNALAVLNNELYVGGTFNAVANASTSVPANNLAKWDGTTWSGLGNGTAPVTSTNNGTNNYVTALAVLGNDLYVGGAFNAVASASGPATINYVAKWDGAAWSSLGSGLNGADGYIRAVARAANGDLYVGGDFTSVGPVAANRVARWNGRAWSALGNGSAPATSTNNGVSRLVYALAVLGNDLYVGGSFTTAYTTGGPVETNNIARWDGTAWSGLGNGSASANIINNGANSSVYALAVLGNDLYLGGSFTAAYTTGGSVRANNIVKWDGAAWSGLGNGSAAATSTNNGVNSSVNVLAVLGTDLYMGGNFTAANSASAIVLAQRIVKWDGTAWSALGNGSATATSTNNGVSSLVDALAVLDNNLYVGGLFSTATNASGPVPVNSIAKWNGTTWSALGNGASTATSFNNGVNGTVHALAAWGNELYVGGHFSTVNTASSVTTVNRLAKWNGSAWSAVGTGLNNGVEALLVTSSQIVAGGYFTTVGDGSKVTVRIAIYGAPPPRYR, encoded by the coding sequence GTGCTCGGCCTGCTGCCCTGGGCGGCCCAGGCCCAGGCTCCCGCCGGCGGCACCACTCCCTCCTTGGGCACCGTACTCAACGCCGACGGCACGCTGCGCCCGGGCGGAGCCGGCTCGTTCGATGCCACTGGCTACCGCATGAAGCTTGATTCGGCCTCGGGACAGCCCACCTTCCGGCCCGCCGGCGCGGATGATGATACATGGCAGGACGGCTTCGGCATGAACGGTGCCGATGGCATCGTGCGGGCCGTAGCGCGGGCCGCTAACGGGGACCTCTACGTGGGCGGTGAATTTACGATTGTGGGCGCAGTAGCGGCCCGCGGAATAGCCCGGTGGAACGGCACGGCCTGGAGCGGACTGGGCAATGGCACCGCCCCGGCTACCAGCATCAACAACGGGGTAAGCAGTTCCGTCAATGCCCTGGCCGTGCTGGGTAACGACCTGTACGTGGGCGGCCTGTTTAGCCAGGCGTATACCGTCGGCGGGCCGGTGGCCGTCAATGGCGTGGCCAAGTGGAACGGCACGGCCTGGAGCGGGCTGGGCAATGGCAGTACGGTGGCTACCTACAATAATAATGGGGTAGGTGTGGTGTATGCCCTGGCCGTACTGGGAACGGACCTCTACGTGGGTGGCAGCTTCACGACGGCCTATAGTGCCAGCGGCTCGATGTCCGTTAACCGCGTGGCCAAGTGGAACGGCACGAGCTGGAGCGGGCTGGGCAATGGCACCGCGGTAGCTACCAGCACCAACAACGGAGTAAACAACACCGTCAATGCCCTGGCCGTACTGGGAACCGACCTCTACGTGGGTGGGCGCTTCACTGACGCCTCCAGTGCCAGCGGCTCGGTGCCGACCCGCTTCGTGGCCCGCTGGGACGGCTCGGCTTGGAACGGGATGGGCAACGGCTCTAACGTGGCCACCGTTGGCAACAACGGGGTAAACAACGTCGTCAATGCCCTGGCCGTGCTGAACAATGAGCTCTACGTGGGGGGCCAGCATACCGCTGCCAACGGTACCAGCGGCACAGTGGCAGCCAGCCGGATAGCCAAGTGGGACGGCGTGAGTTGGAGCCGACTAAGTTCGGGCCTTGCGACCCTCGCTAGCAACGGGGTCAATACTTCCGTCAATGCCCTGGCCGTGCTGAACAACGAACTCTACGTGGGCGGAACCTTCAACGCCGTCGCCAACGCCAGCACTTCGGTGCCGGCCAACAACCTCGCCAAGTGGGACGGCACCACCTGGAGTGGGCTAGGCAACGGTACAGCCCCGGTCACGAGCACCAACAACGGGACGAATAACTATGTCACTGCCCTGGCCGTGCTGGGCAATGATCTCTACGTGGGCGGAGCCTTCAACGCCGTCGCCAGCGCCAGTGGCCCGGCCACAATTAACTATGTCGCCAAGTGGGACGGCGCGGCCTGGAGCAGCCTGGGCTCGGGTCTGAACGGGGCCGATGGGTACATACGCGCCGTAGCGCGGGCTGCCAACGGAGACCTCTACGTGGGCGGCGACTTTACCAGCGTGGGCCCGGTAGCAGCCAATCGGGTAGCCCGGTGGAACGGTAGGGCCTGGAGCGCGCTGGGCAACGGCTCAGCCCCGGCTACCAGCACCAACAACGGCGTGAGCCGCCTCGTCTATGCCCTAGCCGTGCTCGGCAATGACCTCTACGTGGGTGGCAGCTTTACAACGGCCTACACTACCGGCGGTCCGGTAGAGACCAACAACATCGCCCGCTGGGATGGCACGGCCTGGAGTGGGCTGGGCAATGGCTCGGCCTCCGCCAACATTATCAATAATGGAGCAAACAGCAGTGTCTATGCCCTAGCCGTGCTCGGCAATGACCTCTACTTAGGTGGCAGCTTTACGGCGGCCTACACTACCGGCGGCTCGGTGAGGGCTAATAATATTGTCAAGTGGGACGGTGCCGCCTGGAGTGGGCTAGGCAATGGCTCAGCCGCTGCTACCAGCACCAACAACGGGGTAAACAGTTCCGTCAATGTCCTGGCCGTGCTGGGCACTGACCTCTACATGGGTGGCAACTTCACGGCAGCCAACAGCGCCAGTGCAATCGTGCTAGCCCAACGAATAGTGAAGTGGGATGGTACGGCCTGGAGTGCGCTGGGTAATGGCTCGGCTACTGCTACCAGCACCAACAATGGGGTAAGCAGCCTAGTCGATGCCCTGGCCGTGCTGGATAATAACCTGTACGTAGGCGGCCTATTCTCCACGGCCACCAATGCCAGCGGCCCGGTGCCGGTTAACAGCATCGCTAAATGGAACGGCACCACCTGGAGTGCCCTGGGCAACGGCGCGTCTACGGCTACCAGCTTTAACAATGGAGTGAATGGCACCGTTCATGCCCTGGCTGCGTGGGGCAATGAGCTCTACGTGGGCGGACATTTCTCCACTGTAAATACCGCTAGCAGCGTAACGACAGTTAACCGCCTCGCCAAGTGGAACGGCTCAGCCTGGAGCGCCGTGGGCACGGGGCTGAACAATGGTGTTGAGGCTCTTCTCGTCACCAGCAGCCAAATCGTGGCTGGCGGCTACTTTACGACTGTGGGCGACGGTAGCAAGGTTACGGTGCGCATCGCCATCTATGGTGCCCCGCCGCCCCGCTACCGGTAG
- a CDS encoding T9SS type A sorting domain-containing protein: MVPRRPATGRADAVHRRPAGEGAVRLAWATASEQNSATFEMQRSLDGKTFAAIGTVQAAGSSTSRRSYAWLDTRLPQGVSVLYYRLRQVDTDGTVSYSPVRVVAVPTSAALQLYPNPSHGPLTLTGAQPGALVRVLDRLGRVVLTTPADAAGSAQLVLPAGLPAGLYIVRAGHHAGRLVRE; encoded by the coding sequence ATGGTGCCCCGCCGCCCCGCTACCGGTAGAGCTGACGCAGTTCACCGCCGCCCTGCAGGGGAAGGCGCCGTGCGCCTGGCCTGGGCCACAGCCTCGGAGCAGAACAGCGCCACCTTCGAAATGCAGCGCAGCCTGGATGGCAAAACCTTTGCCGCCATTGGCACGGTGCAAGCGGCGGGCAGCAGCACAAGCCGCCGGAGCTACGCGTGGCTGGACACCAGGCTGCCCCAGGGCGTGTCGGTACTTTACTACCGCCTGCGGCAGGTGGATACCGATGGCACAGTCAGCTACTCGCCCGTGCGGGTGGTTGCGGTACCCACCAGCGCTGCCTTGCAACTCTACCCCAACCCCAGCCACGGCCCGCTCACGCTCACCGGTGCGCAGCCCGGCGCCCTGGTGCGGGTCCTCGACAGGTTGGGCCGCGTGGTGCTGACTACCCCAGCCGACGCCGCTGGCTCGGCCCAGCTGGTGCTGCCGGCCGGGCTGCCTGCCGGGCTCTATATCGTACGGGCCGGGCACCACGCCGGTCGCCTGGTACGCGAGTAA
- a CDS encoding helix-turn-helix domain-containing protein — MPDTESLISLTAAVRAHFGLTVRQLARYLGVSSGFVSHLEAGRRGLSPALAPRLLVLTPLLPPPLGRARHPLLRPPPPSIHWRPCPPRRCRAAAPGPATTEHLRRYWRRYWRRYQLQLLSQGQQLALFQRQAAALEHRRAGLVLLRAATPPTDPAEAAHYARWLDELAADLTVADPDPAATAATGRLLAARVAGLRATLALLLAA, encoded by the coding sequence ATGCCTGATACCGAGTCTCTCATAAGTTTAACGGCCGCCGTTCGGGCACACTTCGGCCTGACGGTCCGGCAGCTAGCCCGTTATCTGGGCGTGTCGTCGGGCTTTGTGTCGCACCTGGAGGCGGGGCGGCGGGGCCTGTCGCCCGCCCTGGCCCCGCGCCTGCTGGTGCTCACGCCCCTGCTGCCCCCGCCCCTGGGCAGGGCCCGCCACCCGCTGCTGCGGCCTCCGCCCCCTTCGATCCACTGGCGGCCCTGCCCGCCCCGACGCTGCCGTGCTGCTGCCCCCGGACCAGCCACCACCGAGCACCTGCGCCGGTACTGGCGCCGGTACTGGCGGCGCTACCAGCTTCAGCTGCTCAGCCAGGGGCAGCAGCTGGCTCTGTTCCAGCGGCAGGCCGCGGCCCTGGAACACCGCCGAGCTGGGCTGGTCCTGCTACGGGCCGCCACCCCTCCTACCGACCCCGCCGAAGCTGCCCACTACGCCCGTTGGCTCGACGAGCTGGCCGCCGACCTGACCGTGGCTGACCCCGACCCAGCCGCCACGGCGGCCACCGGCCGCCTGCTGGCCGCCCGCGTGGCGGGGCTGCGTGCCACGCTGGCCCTACTACTGGCGGCGTAG
- a CDS encoding helix-turn-helix domain-containing protein, giving the protein MTTSSPSPEVNLVTVVRAHFGLSVRQLAHYLDVSAGFIAHIETGRKGMPAAMAPRLHGLSRLLPPPLGQGPAAPPEPSGYDPLTPLPHPKPCSALLMLLQPLPSCCAAACSTARSSCRSSGSA; this is encoded by the coding sequence ATGACAACCTCTTCTCCTTCGCCCGAAGTTAATCTGGTCACTGTGGTCCGCGCGCATTTCGGCCTGTCGGTGCGGCAGCTGGCCCACTACCTGGATGTATCGGCCGGCTTTATTGCCCACATCGAAACCGGCCGCAAAGGTATGCCCGCGGCCATGGCCCCTCGCCTGCACGGCCTCAGCCGCCTGCTGCCCCCGCCGCTGGGTCAGGGCCCGGCCGCTCCTCCCGAGCCCAGCGGCTACGACCCTCTCACGCCCCTGCCCCACCCGAAGCCCTGTTCCGCCCTACTGATGCTGCTGCAGCCGCTCCCGAGCTGCTGCGCCGCCGCCTGCTCGACTGCCAGGAGCAGTTGCAGGAGCTCGGGCAGCGCCTGA
- a CDS encoding DUF4386 domain-containing protein, whose translation MSSRTLDISPLPYARLGGALYLTIILCGLFSEGFVMSQLVGADAAATARNILASPLLWRWAVAANVLLVLCALPLLWIEYLLLRPVNHALVMLSVVFNLASLAVEAVSKVFMLLVLPLLSSADYLAAFGPRQLPMLGHIALRLHDISFNVALIFFGCTCLLNGYLIYKSGYFPKVLGLLMQAAGGCYLVACTAALFAPELANVLLPTILLPCLIGELCMSLWLLLKGVNAAQWQARVSQVA comes from the coding sequence ATGAGCTCCCGCACCCTCGACATTTCACCGCTGCCCTACGCCCGTTTGGGCGGGGCCCTGTATCTGACCATTATTCTGTGCGGGCTCTTTTCCGAGGGCTTCGTGATGAGCCAGCTCGTAGGAGCCGACGCGGCCGCCACGGCCCGCAATATCCTGGCTTCCCCGCTGCTCTGGCGCTGGGCCGTGGCGGCCAATGTGCTGCTGGTACTGTGCGCCCTGCCGTTGCTCTGGATTGAGTACCTGCTGCTGCGGCCCGTGAATCACGCGCTAGTGATGCTGTCGGTGGTGTTTAACCTGGCCTCGCTAGCCGTGGAGGCGGTTAGCAAAGTGTTTATGCTGCTGGTGCTGCCCCTGCTCAGCAGCGCCGACTACCTAGCTGCTTTCGGTCCCCGGCAGCTGCCCATGCTGGGCCATATAGCCCTGCGCCTGCACGACATTTCCTTCAATGTGGCCTTAATTTTCTTTGGCTGCACCTGCCTGCTCAACGGCTACCTGATTTACAAGTCGGGCTACTTTCCCAAGGTGCTGGGTTTGCTGATGCAGGCTGCGGGCGGTTGCTACCTGGTGGCGTGTACGGCGGCCCTGTTTGCTCCCGAGCTGGCCAACGTGCTGCTGCCGACCATTCTGCTGCCCTGCCTGATTGGGGAGCTGTGCATGAGCTTGTGGCTGCTGCTCAAAGGCGTAAACGCGGCCCAGTGGCAGGCCCGGGTAAGCCAGGTCGCCTAG